A region of Homo sapiens chromosome X, GRCh38.p14 Primary Assembly DNA encodes the following proteins:
- the NLRP2B gene encoding NLR family pyrin domain-containing protein 2B: MVSSAQLDFNLQALLGQLSQDDLCKFKSLIRTVSLGNELQKIPQT, encoded by the coding sequence ATGGTGTCTTCTGCACAGCTGGACTTCAACCTGCAGGCTCTTCTGGGACAGCTCAGCCAGGATGACTTGTGCAAGTTCAAGTCTCTGATCAGGACCGTCTCCCTGGGAAATGAGCTGCAAAAGATCCCCCAGACATAG